The following are encoded together in the Naumannella cuiyingiana genome:
- a CDS encoding FAD-binding oxidoreductase: MTGVKHMKWWGWGVDGIAFHHEDKPRLAPFVLDKVGLDITTPGRRSLQLEDLTIPPSRLSDQLRATLTKIVGQANVVDDDLDRVVHTKGKSVRDLIRVRRGELGRVPDVIVYPGSHEEVQEIVDACVDADAVLIPFGGGSNIAGSLEVPLEENRQIVSVDLGRLNKVLSIDDEAGLATIQAGALGPDLEEQLGRRGWTLGHFPDSFSHSTLGGWIATRSSGMQSDKYGDIAEITRGLKMAMPGETLELRPLPSTSTGPSVREMVLGSEGRLGVITEATVQVHRLPEVREIQAYFFPSFAAGLKAMHDITRSEANVTVSRVSDERETAFSFATQKKSGGVSKLVTAGLMRVLKARGWDLDQICLSFVGFEGSKGHVARQKGIVKEIISEHGGMNVGTGPGQLYDQKKFDTPYIRDFLLDRGAAADVSETAAPWSKLKPLYDNVIEAAENALAEVDRSGYIMCHLSHSYHAGACLYFTFAIADDSPEVLERYDVVKRAIQQTFIDSGGTLSHHHGVGVEHSPWMEQDLSPAGMKIIGELFAGVDPKQNLNPGKVVHTGRPGVSVLSKQPED, from the coding sequence ATGACCGGCGTCAAGCACATGAAGTGGTGGGGCTGGGGTGTCGACGGCATCGCCTTCCACCACGAGGACAAGCCTCGGCTGGCCCCGTTCGTGCTGGACAAGGTCGGGCTCGACATCACCACCCCGGGCCGGCGCTCGCTGCAGCTCGAGGATCTGACCATCCCGCCGAGCCGGCTCAGTGATCAACTCCGCGCGACGCTGACCAAGATCGTGGGCCAGGCGAATGTGGTCGACGACGATCTTGATCGCGTGGTGCACACCAAGGGCAAGAGCGTGCGCGACCTGATCCGGGTACGCCGCGGCGAGCTCGGCCGGGTGCCGGACGTGATCGTCTACCCGGGGAGCCACGAGGAGGTCCAGGAGATCGTCGATGCATGCGTCGACGCCGATGCGGTGCTGATCCCGTTCGGCGGCGGCTCGAACATCGCCGGGTCGCTGGAGGTGCCGCTGGAGGAGAATCGGCAGATCGTCTCGGTCGACCTCGGCCGGCTGAACAAGGTCTTGTCGATCGACGACGAGGCGGGGCTGGCGACCATCCAGGCCGGCGCGCTCGGGCCGGACCTGGAGGAGCAGTTGGGCCGGCGCGGTTGGACCCTCGGGCACTTCCCGGACTCGTTCTCCCACTCCACCCTGGGCGGCTGGATCGCGACCCGCTCGTCGGGGATGCAGTCGGACAAGTACGGCGACATCGCCGAGATCACCCGCGGCCTGAAGATGGCGATGCCCGGCGAGACGCTGGAGTTGCGGCCGCTGCCGAGCACCTCCACCGGGCCGAGCGTGCGGGAGATGGTGCTGGGCTCCGAGGGCCGGCTCGGCGTGATCACCGAGGCCACGGTGCAGGTGCACCGGCTGCCCGAGGTGCGCGAGATCCAGGCGTACTTCTTCCCCTCCTTCGCCGCCGGGCTGAAGGCCATGCACGACATCACCCGGTCCGAGGCGAATGTCACCGTCTCCCGGGTCTCCGACGAGCGCGAGACGGCGTTCTCCTTCGCCACCCAGAAGAAGTCCGGCGGGGTGTCGAAACTGGTCACGGCCGGGCTGATGCGGGTGCTGAAGGCGCGTGGCTGGGACCTTGATCAGATCTGCCTGTCCTTCGTCGGATTCGAGGGCTCCAAGGGCCATGTCGCCCGCCAGAAGGGCATCGTCAAGGAGATCATCTCCGAGCACGGCGGAATGAACGTCGGCACCGGCCCGGGTCAGCTCTATGACCAGAAGAAGTTCGACACCCCCTACATCCGCGACTTCCTGCTCGATCGCGGCGCGGCCGCCGACGTGTCGGAGACGGCGGCACCGTGGTCGAAGCTGAAGCCCCTGTATGACAACGTGATCGAGGCCGCGGAGAACGCGCTCGCCGAGGTCGACCGTTCCGGCTACATCATGTGCCACCTGTCGCACTCCTACCACGCGGGCGCGTGTTTGTACTTCACCTTCGCCATCGCCGACGACTCCCCCGAGGTGCTGGAGCGCTATGACGTGGTCAAGCGCGCCATCCAACAGACCTTCATCGATTCCGGCGGTACGCTCTCCCACCACCACGGCGTCGGCGTCGAGCACTCGCCGTGGATGGAACAAGATCTCTCCCCGGCCGGCATGAAGATCATCGGGGAGCTGTTCGCCGGCGTGGATCCCAAGCAGAACCTCAATCCGGGCAAGGTCGTGCACACCGGCCGGCCGGGCGTCTCGGTGCTCTCGAAGCAGCCGGAGGACTGA
- the kdpC gene encoding K(+)-transporting ATPase subunit C gives MIMSALSRHTFAGLRALAVFTLLLGIGYPLLVFGIGQVAAPWQAGGSLVSAGGRPVGSALIGQTFDQPGQLWGRPSAAGDGYDAQSSGGSNLGPNDAGLTEEIAARRAYLAEVNGVLPEQVPADAVTASGSGLDPHISPAYAEIQVERIARARGVTGLQVRAAIAEATDDRLLGFLGQPTVNVVQANLALDRLS, from the coding sequence CTGATCATGTCTGCCCTTTCTCGCCACACCTTCGCCGGGCTCCGCGCGCTGGCCGTCTTCACGCTGCTGCTCGGCATCGGCTACCCGTTGCTCGTCTTCGGCATCGGCCAGGTCGCCGCCCCCTGGCAGGCGGGCGGGTCGCTGGTCAGCGCCGGCGGGCGGCCGGTCGGTTCGGCGCTGATCGGGCAGACCTTCGACCAGCCGGGACAACTGTGGGGCCGGCCCTCGGCCGCCGGCGACGGCTATGACGCCCAGTCCTCCGGCGGCAGCAATCTCGGCCCGAACGACGCCGGCCTGACCGAGGAGATCGCGGCGCGCCGGGCGTACCTCGCCGAGGTCAACGGGGTGCTGCCCGAGCAGGTCCCCGCCGACGCCGTGACCGCCTCCGGCTCTGGGCTCGACCCGCACATCTCCCCCGCCTACGCCGAGATCCAGGTCGAGCGGATCGCCCGCGCCCGCGGGGTGACCGGGCTGCAGGTGCGAGCGGCGATCGCCGAGGCGACCGATGACCGGCTGCTCGGCTTCCTCGGTCAGCCCACGGTGAACGTGGTGCAGGCCAATCTGGCGCTGGACCGGCTGTCCTAG
- a CDS encoding VOC family protein: MQIDWISAFVDVPAAAHQRAAGFWCAVTGGELSPARGDHGQFATIEPAQGDAYLRVQNTGTGGLGVHLDLQVADRSAAVSRAVELGGREHTDYGDVLVMTSPGGMRFCLVEPAGAAVAPPARDWGGHSSAVDQVCIDIAPELHEAESAFWAGLTGWAHTPGRVRTEFSRLASPDQPLQLLLQRLDEPTPLTRAHLDLGCSDVEAETARHLRLGAKLVRRTEHWTVLTAPGGHEYCLTDRPPRVG, from the coding sequence ATGCAGATCGACTGGATCTCGGCGTTCGTCGATGTCCCGGCTGCCGCGCACCAGCGGGCGGCCGGTTTCTGGTGCGCCGTGACGGGCGGGGAGCTGTCCCCGGCGCGCGGCGATCACGGGCAGTTCGCGACCATCGAGCCCGCGCAGGGCGATGCGTACCTGCGGGTGCAGAACACCGGCACCGGCGGACTCGGCGTACACCTTGACCTGCAGGTCGCCGACCGTTCGGCCGCGGTCTCGCGGGCGGTCGAACTGGGCGGGCGCGAGCACACCGACTACGGCGACGTGTTGGTGATGACCTCGCCCGGCGGGATGCGCTTCTGCCTGGTCGAGCCCGCCGGCGCGGCGGTGGCGCCGCCCGCCCGGGACTGGGGCGGGCACAGCAGCGCGGTGGACCAGGTGTGCATCGACATCGCGCCCGAGCTGCACGAGGCCGAGTCGGCGTTCTGGGCAGGCCTGACCGGCTGGGCGCACACCCCGGGCCGCGTCCGGACCGAGTTCTCCCGGCTGGCGTCGCCGGACCAGCCGCTGCAACTGCTGCTGCAGCGCCTCGACGAACCCACGCCGCTCACCCGCGCGCATCTCGACCTCGGCTGCTCCGATGTCGAGGCCGAGACCGCCCGGCACCTGCGGCTCGGCGCGAAGCTGGTCCGGCGCACCGAACACTGGACCGTGCTGACCGCGCCGGGCGGACACGAGTACTGCCTGACCGATCGGCCGCCGCGCGTTGGTTAA
- a CDS encoding SDR family NAD(P)-dependent oxidoreductase, whose translation MSLPVKRALITGGTSGIGAAFARILAARGVNLVLVARDVKRLVAMQEELSAEFGVEVEALPADLTDRRAVSAVADRIEDTSTSPVDMLVNNAGFGLAGDLITPDQQLHDEAFEVMIRAVMVLSGAAARQLRTNGGGVIVNVSSTAGWITLGNYSAIKAWVTTYTEALANQLRGTGVTATALAPGWVRTEFHERAGLNASKLPDAVWIDVDRLVTECLRDAAAGKVVSIPTPQWAAAIQLARLLPRPVVRWVSRQLSSGRD comes from the coding sequence GTGAGTCTCCCCGTCAAGCGCGCCCTGATCACCGGCGGCACCTCCGGCATCGGCGCCGCCTTCGCCCGCATCCTCGCCGCCCGCGGCGTCAACCTGGTCCTCGTCGCCCGCGACGTGAAGCGGCTGGTCGCGATGCAGGAGGAGCTGTCGGCCGAGTTCGGGGTCGAGGTGGAGGCGCTGCCCGCCGACCTGACGGACCGGCGCGCGGTCAGCGCGGTGGCCGACCGGATCGAGGACACCAGCACCAGCCCCGTGGACATGCTGGTGAACAACGCCGGCTTCGGGCTGGCGGGTGATCTGATCACCCCCGACCAGCAGTTGCACGACGAGGCCTTCGAGGTGATGATCCGCGCGGTGATGGTGCTCAGCGGCGCCGCAGCCCGCCAGCTCCGGACGAACGGCGGCGGCGTGATCGTCAACGTCTCCTCGACCGCCGGCTGGATCACGCTGGGCAACTACTCCGCGATCAAGGCGTGGGTGACGACCTATACCGAGGCGCTCGCCAACCAGTTGCGCGGGACCGGGGTGACCGCGACCGCGCTGGCACCGGGCTGGGTGCGTACCGAGTTCCACGAGCGCGCCGGGCTGAATGCCTCGAAGCTGCCCGATGCGGTCTGGATCGACGTCGACCGCCTGGTCACCGAATGCCTGCGCGATGCCGCCGCAGGCAAGGTGGTCTCGATCCCGACGCCACAGTGGGCGGCCGCGATCCAGCTCGCGCGCCTGCTCCCCCGCCCCGTGGTCCGCTGGGTGTCGCGCCAGCTCAGTTCCGGCCGGGACTGA
- a CDS encoding potassium-transporting ATPase subunit F gives MTDLLAIENIAGLVIAAALLCYLLHSLVFPDRY, from the coding sequence GTGACCGACCTCCTCGCCATCGAGAACATCGCGGGCCTGGTGATCGCCGCGGCGCTCTTGTGCTACCTGCTCCATTCACTGGTCTTCCCCGACCGCTACTGA
- a CDS encoding 1-acyl-sn-glycerol-3-phosphate acyltransferase: MQSRQRYTSSLHAASRFVGQHLLLKPVLRALTKVRIHGRERLSGLQGAYIVVSNHSSHLDAPLLITSLPYRLSRLLATGVAMDYFYSSKIRQLPTALVFNSYPIDRSGSGAHRGLSGELLGDGVPLLIFPEGTRSKTGRMARFLPGAASLAISNDVPVIPTALVGAGAAMPRGTSWPKRGRPSIDVVFGTPMLPGPGESARQFSERVRAAVAELHDAKALEVGKPTLEAYARGEVSLREEQPPKAVASPDSENEEPINPGELT, from the coding sequence GTGCAATCCCGGCAGCGCTACACCTCGAGCCTCCATGCTGCCTCCCGTTTCGTCGGCCAACACCTGCTGCTCAAGCCGGTGCTGCGCGCGTTGACGAAGGTACGCATCCACGGGCGCGAGCGGCTCAGCGGACTGCAGGGGGCCTACATCGTGGTGTCCAACCACTCCAGCCACCTCGACGCGCCACTGCTGATCACGAGCCTGCCCTACCGGCTGTCGCGGCTGCTGGCGACCGGCGTGGCGATGGACTACTTCTACTCCTCCAAGATCCGCCAGTTGCCGACGGCGCTGGTGTTCAACTCCTACCCGATCGACCGCTCCGGCAGCGGCGCCCACCGGGGCCTGTCGGGCGAGCTGCTCGGCGACGGCGTACCGCTGTTGATCTTTCCCGAGGGAACCCGGTCGAAGACCGGCCGGATGGCGCGTTTTCTGCCGGGCGCGGCCAGCCTCGCGATCAGCAATGACGTGCCGGTGATCCCGACCGCGCTGGTCGGCGCGGGCGCCGCAATGCCGCGCGGGACCAGTTGGCCCAAGCGCGGCCGGCCGTCCATCGATGTGGTCTTCGGTACGCCGATGCTCCCCGGGCCCGGCGAGAGCGCGCGTCAGTTCAGCGAGCGGGTCCGCGCGGCGGTGGCCGAACTGCACGACGCGAAGGCGCTCGAGGTCGGGAAACCGACGCTGGAGGCGTACGCTCGCGGGGAAGTGTCGCTGCGCGAGGAGCAGCCGCCGAAGGCGGTCGCCTCACCGGACAGCGAGAACGAGGAACCGATCAATCCAGGAGAGCTGACATGA
- a CDS encoding ABC transporter substrate-binding protein, with the protein MLNRRSLLFSLGLAAVAAGTAGCSAPAPAAPADDSYSHTLTGYGGKTVTLPRAPQRVVTDFYSLAAMAPYGIRPVGAWGYGLADDTSLGGASIEGVPIVGKDAEFNLETLAGLTPDVLIGFGNADGTGWTWWEEPVAEQATAIAPFMPIEMRGRGVDELIGEYAELARSLGGAVDTPELARARDDYAAAQERIRGLAADKQLTVLPLSIGADTNYVGVNQAQLQLLGACGVRFTEYPVEGDSAWAEVSWENLAGDESDLIMVLDGYPAEAEKNPVFGDLAAIRAGQRTPWNDKRPYHHANYAAWLNQFADAYTAARPLT; encoded by the coding sequence ATGCTGAATCGCCGCTCGTTGTTGTTCTCGCTCGGCCTGGCCGCCGTCGCGGCCGGCACCGCCGGGTGCTCGGCCCCGGCGCCCGCCGCGCCCGCCGACGACAGCTACTCGCACACGCTCACCGGATACGGCGGCAAGACCGTCACGCTGCCGCGCGCGCCGCAGCGGGTGGTCACGGACTTCTACTCGCTCGCGGCGATGGCGCCGTACGGGATCCGGCCGGTCGGGGCCTGGGGCTACGGGCTCGCCGACGACACCTCGCTCGGCGGGGCGTCGATCGAGGGCGTGCCGATCGTCGGCAAGGACGCCGAGTTCAACCTCGAGACGCTGGCCGGTCTCACCCCGGACGTGCTGATCGGATTCGGCAATGCCGACGGCACCGGGTGGACGTGGTGGGAGGAGCCCGTCGCGGAGCAGGCCACGGCCATCGCCCCGTTCATGCCGATCGAGATGCGTGGACGCGGTGTGGACGAGCTGATCGGGGAGTACGCCGAACTGGCGCGTTCCCTGGGCGGCGCCGTCGACACCCCCGAGCTCGCCCGGGCCCGCGACGACTACGCGGCCGCCCAGGAGCGGATCCGCGGCCTCGCCGCCGACAAGCAACTCACGGTCCTGCCGCTGTCGATCGGCGCCGACACCAACTATGTCGGCGTGAACCAGGCCCAGCTCCAACTGCTCGGTGCGTGCGGCGTGCGGTTCACCGAGTACCCGGTCGAGGGCGACAGCGCGTGGGCGGAGGTGAGCTGGGAGAATCTCGCCGGCGACGAGTCCGACCTGATCATGGTGCTCGACGGCTACCCGGCGGAGGCGGAGAAGAATCCGGTCTTCGGCGATCTGGCGGCGATCCGGGCGGGGCAGCGTACCCCCTGGAACGACAAGCGGCCCTATCACCACGCGAACTACGCCGCCTGGCTCAACCAGTTCGCCGACGCCTACACCGCCGCCCGTCCCCTGACCTGA
- the kdpB gene encoding potassium-transporting ATPase subunit KdpB, with the protein MNTRTDTGPTRTGPTRTGPRASLPDPAGGARAGAQGPTRGGFGSEVIIAAIPGAFRRLDPRHLLRQPVLFVVWVGSVLATVLTVLHPSVFSVGLVIWLWATVLFANLAEAIAEGRGKAQAASLRAARTDAVARRLTDGIEESVPASALSRGDLVVVEAGEVIPGDGDVVEGVASVDESAITGESAPVIRESGGDRSAVTGGTRVLSDRIVVKITQQPGESFLDKMIALVEGADRRRTPNEVALTIVLSALTIIFLLAVVTLQAFAVYSGGQQQVIVLVALLVCLIPTTIGALLSAIGIAGMDRLVRRNVLAMSGRAVEAAGDVGVLLLDKTGTITHGNRQAREITPVRGVEVADLAAAARLSSLADETPEGRSIVDLVAADHGALGDAPPGCAFVAFTAQTRMSGVDLPGGGCIRKGAASACVAWVRATGGTVGDDITEAVDRVAAVGGTPLVVAEQPADGPARCLGVIFLADVVKDGISERFDALRAMGIRTVMITGDNRRTAAHIAAEAGVDDFLAEARPEDKVALITAEQAKGHLVAMAGDGTNDAPALARADVGVAMNTGTTAAKEAGNMVDLDSDPTKLIETVEIGKQLLMTRGALTTFSIANDVAKYFAIIPAMFAAVFPQLAVLNIMGLSSPSSAILSAVIFNALIIVALIPLALKGVRSRARSAADLLRRNLLIYGVGGLIAPFIGIKLIDLVVSLLV; encoded by the coding sequence ATGAACACCCGTACCGACACCGGCCCCACCCGCACCGGCCCCACCCGCACCGGCCCGCGCGCCTCGCTGCCCGATCCGGCCGGCGGCGCCCGGGCGGGCGCGCAGGGTCCGACCCGCGGCGGGTTCGGCTCCGAGGTGATCATCGCGGCCATCCCGGGGGCGTTCCGTCGGCTCGACCCGCGACACCTTCTGCGCCAACCGGTGCTGTTCGTGGTCTGGGTTGGCTCGGTGCTCGCCACCGTCCTCACCGTGCTGCACCCGAGCGTGTTCTCGGTCGGCCTGGTGATCTGGCTGTGGGCGACCGTGCTGTTCGCCAATCTCGCCGAGGCGATCGCCGAGGGCCGCGGGAAGGCCCAGGCGGCCAGCCTGCGCGCCGCCCGGACCGATGCCGTGGCGCGCCGGCTGACCGACGGCATCGAGGAGTCGGTGCCCGCTTCCGCGCTGTCGCGCGGCGACCTGGTCGTCGTCGAGGCCGGCGAGGTGATCCCGGGCGACGGCGATGTCGTCGAGGGCGTCGCCAGCGTCGACGAGTCCGCGATCACCGGCGAGTCGGCCCCGGTGATCCGCGAGTCCGGCGGCGACCGTTCCGCGGTCACCGGCGGCACCCGGGTGCTCTCGGACCGGATCGTGGTCAAGATCACCCAGCAGCCCGGGGAATCCTTCCTGGACAAGATGATCGCCCTGGTCGAGGGGGCCGATCGGCGGCGTACTCCCAACGAGGTCGCGCTGACCATCGTGTTGTCGGCGCTGACCATCATCTTCTTGCTGGCCGTCGTCACCCTGCAGGCGTTCGCCGTCTACTCCGGCGGGCAGCAGCAGGTGATCGTGCTGGTGGCGCTGCTGGTCTGCCTCATCCCGACCACCATCGGCGCCCTGCTGTCGGCCATCGGCATCGCCGGCATGGACCGGCTGGTCCGTCGCAATGTGCTCGCCATGTCCGGCCGTGCCGTCGAGGCCGCCGGCGATGTCGGCGTACTGCTGCTGGACAAGACCGGCACCATCACCCACGGCAACCGGCAGGCCCGCGAGATCACCCCCGTCCGCGGCGTCGAGGTCGCCGACCTGGCCGCGGCGGCACGGTTGTCGTCGCTGGCGGACGAGACGCCCGAGGGCCGCTCGATCGTCGACCTGGTCGCCGCCGACCACGGCGCGCTCGGCGATGCACCGCCCGGCTGCGCGTTCGTCGCCTTCACCGCGCAGACCCGGATGAGCGGGGTCGACCTCCCCGGCGGGGGGTGCATCCGCAAGGGCGCGGCGAGCGCCTGCGTCGCATGGGTACGCGCCACCGGCGGCACCGTGGGCGACGACATCACCGAGGCGGTCGACCGGGTCGCTGCTGTCGGCGGTACGCCGCTGGTGGTCGCCGAACAGCCCGCCGACGGGCCGGCCCGCTGCCTGGGCGTGATCTTCCTCGCCGATGTGGTCAAGGACGGCATCTCCGAGCGCTTCGACGCGCTCCGCGCGATGGGCATCCGGACGGTGATGATCACCGGCGACAACCGCCGCACGGCCGCCCACATCGCCGCCGAGGCGGGAGTCGACGACTTCCTCGCCGAGGCCAGGCCGGAGGACAAGGTGGCCCTGATCACCGCCGAACAGGCCAAGGGGCATCTGGTGGCGATGGCCGGTGACGGCACCAACGACGCGCCGGCGCTGGCCCGGGCCGATGTCGGTGTCGCGATGAACACCGGCACCACCGCGGCCAAGGAGGCCGGCAACATGGTCGATCTCGATTCCGACCCGACCAAGCTGATCGAGACGGTCGAGATCGGCAAGCAGTTGCTGATGACCCGGGGCGCCCTGACGACCTTCTCCATCGCCAACGATGTCGCGAAGTACTTCGCGATCATCCCCGCCATGTTCGCCGCCGTGTTTCCCCAGCTCGCCGTGCTGAACATCATGGGGCTGTCCTCGCCGAGCTCGGCGATCCTGTCCGCGGTGATCTTCAACGCGCTGATCATCGTGGCCCTGATCCCGTTGGCGCTGAAGGGGGTACGCTCGCGCGCCCGCTCGGCCGCCGATCTGCTGCGGCGCAATCTGCTGATCTATGGCGTCGGCGGCCTGATCGCCCCGTTCATCGGGATCAAGCTGATCGATCTCGTCGTCTCGCTCCTCGTTTGA
- the kdpA gene encoding potassium-transporting ATPase subunit KdpA, whose protein sequence is MTPTAAGALQAGLLIMLIAACHDPVGRLLYATATGERHLRVERVIYRLIGVDPRAEQNARNYLLAVLGFSLAGVLLLYAMLRLQAYLPMSLDRPGFEPDGAFNTAISFVTNTNWQWYSGDSALGHTVQMAGLSVQNFLSGAVGICVAFVLVRGFARGGTEQLGNFWVDLTRVTLRVLLPLSIIVAVLFLLGGAVQNFAAPVPVDTLNGGQQLIPGGPVASQEAIKQLGTNGGGFYNANAAHPFENPNPATNLLSIWALLVIPFSLPHAFGKMVGDRRQGIATTAIMGTLWLGSVIIITASEIAGRGTAPVAAGGALEGKEARFGEWASALYAASTTGTSTGAVNAMHDSFTAAGGGMAMLNMMLGEVSPGGVGTGLYSMLMIAVLTVFLAGLMVGRSPEYLGKRIGRDDITLVALAMLAMPFALLVGAAISIMNPSGLDSLANTGPHGLSEMLYGYASAANNNGSAFAGLSAGTPLLNTGLGLAMLIGRFVPIACVLLLAGRLAAQPRTEANAGTFPTHGPLFVSLATFVVIVVAGLTFFPALALGPIAEALA, encoded by the coding sequence ATGACCCCGACCGCCGCCGGCGCGCTGCAGGCCGGCCTCTTGATCATGCTCATCGCCGCCTGTCACGACCCGGTGGGCCGGCTGCTGTACGCCACCGCCACCGGCGAGCGCCACCTCCGCGTCGAGCGGGTGATCTACCGCCTGATCGGCGTCGATCCGCGTGCCGAGCAGAATGCCCGCAACTATCTGCTGGCCGTGCTCGGCTTCAGCCTCGCGGGCGTCCTGCTGCTGTACGCCATGCTGCGGCTCCAGGCGTACCTGCCGATGAGCCTGGACCGTCCCGGCTTCGAACCCGACGGCGCGTTCAACACCGCGATCTCGTTCGTCACCAATACCAACTGGCAGTGGTACTCGGGCGACTCCGCCCTCGGACACACGGTGCAGATGGCGGGCCTCTCGGTCCAGAACTTCCTCTCCGGCGCGGTCGGCATCTGCGTCGCGTTCGTACTGGTACGCGGATTCGCCCGGGGCGGCACCGAGCAGCTCGGCAATTTCTGGGTCGACCTGACCCGGGTCACGCTGCGCGTGCTGCTGCCGCTGTCGATCATCGTCGCCGTGCTCTTCCTGCTGGGCGGCGCGGTGCAGAACTTCGCCGCGCCGGTACCGGTCGACACCCTGAACGGCGGCCAGCAGCTCATCCCCGGCGGCCCGGTCGCGTCCCAGGAGGCGATCAAGCAGCTCGGCACCAATGGCGGCGGCTTCTACAACGCCAATGCCGCACATCCCTTCGAGAATCCCAATCCGGCGACCAACCTGCTGTCGATCTGGGCGCTGCTGGTGATCCCGTTCTCGCTGCCCCATGCCTTCGGCAAGATGGTCGGCGACCGCCGCCAGGGGATCGCGACCACCGCGATCATGGGTACGCTCTGGCTCGGCTCGGTGATCATCATCACCGCCTCCGAGATCGCCGGCCGCGGCACGGCACCCGTCGCCGCCGGCGGCGCGCTGGAGGGCAAGGAGGCCCGCTTCGGCGAATGGGCCTCCGCGCTCTACGCCGCCTCCACCACCGGCACGTCGACCGGCGCCGTGAACGCGATGCACGACTCGTTCACCGCCGCGGGCGGCGGGATGGCCATGCTGAACATGATGCTCGGCGAGGTCTCCCCCGGCGGCGTCGGCACCGGCCTGTACTCGATGCTGATGATCGCGGTGCTGACCGTCTTCCTGGCGGGCCTGATGGTCGGCCGCAGCCCGGAGTACCTCGGCAAGCGGATCGGCCGCGACGATATCACCCTGGTCGCGCTTGCCATGTTGGCGATGCCGTTCGCGCTGCTGGTCGGCGCGGCGATCTCGATCATGAACCCGAGCGGTCTGGACTCGCTGGCCAATACCGGGCCGCACGGCCTGTCGGAGATGCTCTACGGGTACGCCTCGGCCGCCAACAACAACGGCTCGGCCTTCGCTGGCCTGAGCGCGGGCACGCCGCTGCTGAACACGGGCCTCGGTCTGGCCATGCTGATCGGGCGGTTCGTGCCGATCGCCTGCGTGCTGTTGCTGGCCGGCCGGCTGGCCGCCCAGCCGCGTACCGAGGCCAACGCCGGGACGTTCCCGACCCACGGCCCGCTGTTCGTCTCGCTGGCGACGTTCGTGGTGATCGTCGTCGCCGGGCTCACCTTCTTCCCGGCGCTCGCGCTGGGCCCGATCGCGGAGGCACTCGCATGA